ACCAGCGCCTTGACGATGTCGCCCGAGTTGCGGATGCCGCCGTCGGCGATGAGGGTGGGGGCGTGAGTCACCCGGGGGCGGGCCTTGCGCTTCTCCACGTCGTACCAGCGGTCCATGGCGGCCCTGCACTTGATGATGGCCGAGAGCTGGGGCACCCCGCAGCCCGTGACGATGCGGGTGGTGCAGACGGCACCCGGGCCGACCCCCACCTTGATGGCGTGGGCGCCCGCCTCGAGCAGGTCCCAGGCGCCCTCGGGGGTCGCCACGTTGCCCGCGATCACCCAAAGACCGGGATGGCGCTCGCGCACCGCCTGGATCGTCTCCATGACGCGATCGCTGTGACCGTGCGCCACGTCGATCAAGACGCCTGCGAGCCCCTCGACCAGGGGGATCTTCTCGAGGTCGCTGTCCTTGACGCC
The DNA window shown above is from Pantanalinema sp. and carries:
- a CDS encoding guanosine monophosphate reductase, whose protein sequence is MGVKLLENHGLTFDDVLIVPKRSSVYSRKEVSLETRLVGDLTIQLPIISANMDTVTELSMACAMHALGGLGVIHRFIPDAHEHARMVSATPGHRLLAIGVKDSDLEKIPLVEGLAGVLIDVAHGHSDRVMETIQAVRERHPGLWVIAGNVATPEGAWDLLEAGAHAIKVGVGPGAVCTTRIVTGCGVPQLSAIIKCRAAMDRWYDVEKRKARPRVTHAPTLIADGGIRNSGDIVKALV